In Streptomyces thermolilacinus SPC6, a single genomic region encodes these proteins:
- a CDS encoding SigE family RNA polymerase sigma factor, which translates to MTATTGPVCAGASTAASAYPSFSSYVRARGPVLLRTARSLTANPCDAEDLLQTALAKTYVAWERIEDHRALDGYVRRALVNTRTSQWRKRRVDEFACDELPEPHGLQESDPAERQGLRDAMWRAVMRLPDRQRAMVVLRYYEDLSEAQTAAVLGVSVGTVKSAVSRALGKLRDDPELAPVR; encoded by the coding sequence ATGACCGCGACTACTGGCCCCGTCTGTGCCGGAGCCTCCACGGCCGCCTCCGCGTATCCGTCCTTCTCCTCGTACGTACGGGCCCGGGGCCCCGTCCTGCTGCGCACCGCGCGCTCGCTGACCGCCAACCCCTGCGACGCCGAGGACCTGCTCCAGACCGCCCTCGCGAAGACGTACGTGGCCTGGGAGCGCATCGAGGACCACCGCGCCCTCGACGGCTATGTGCGCCGCGCCCTCGTCAACACGCGTACGTCGCAGTGGCGCAAGCGCCGGGTGGACGAGTTCGCGTGCGACGAGCTACCGGAGCCGCACGGGTTGCAGGAGTCCGACCCGGCCGAGCGGCAGGGCCTGCGCGACGCGATGTGGCGTGCGGTCATGCGGCTGCCCGACCGGCAGCGCGCCATGGTCGTACTCCGGTACTACGAAGACCTCAGCGAGGCGCAGACGGCGGCGGTGCTCGGGGTGTCCGTGGGGACCGTCAAGAGCGCCGTCTCCCGTGCCCTGGGCAAGCTGCGGGACGATCCGGAACTGGCGCCGGTCCGGTGA
- a CDS encoding long-chain fatty acid--CoA ligase gives MLSTMQDVPLTVTRILHHGMTIHGKSQITTWTGGPEPQRRSFAETGVRATRLANALRDELGVVGDDRVATLMWNNAEHVEAYLAIPSMGAVLHTLNLRLPAEQLIWIVNHAADRVVLVNGTLLPLLAPLLPHLPTVEHVVVAGPGDRSVLDDAAPQVHDYDELIAGRPDTFDWPELDERQAAAMCYTSGTTGDPKGVVYSHRSIYLHSMQVNMSESMGLTDRDTTLVVVPQFHVNAWGLPHATFMSGVNMLMPDRFLQPAPLAEMIEKERPSHAAAVPTIWQGLLAEVMANPRDISSMANVTIGGAACPPSLMEAYDKLGVRLCHAWGMTETSPLGTMAFPPAGLTEEEAWPYRVTQGRFPASVEARLIGQNGETLPWDGESAGELEVRGPWIAGAYYGGADAEALRPDDKFSEDGWLKTGDVGVISPDGYLTLTDRAKDVIKSGGEWISSVELENALMGHPDVAEAAVVAVPDDRWGERPLATVVLREGASADYETLRAFLAESGIARWQLPERWAVVPAVPKTSVGKFDKKVIRKQYADGELDVTLL, from the coding sequence GTGCTGAGCACCATGCAGGACGTACCGCTGACCGTCACCCGCATCCTTCACCACGGGATGACGATCCACGGGAAGTCGCAGATCACCACCTGGACCGGTGGACCGGAGCCGCAGCGACGCAGCTTCGCCGAGACCGGTGTCCGGGCGACGCGGCTCGCCAACGCCCTGCGCGACGAACTCGGGGTCGTCGGCGACGACCGGGTCGCGACCCTGATGTGGAACAACGCCGAGCACGTCGAGGCGTACCTCGCGATCCCGTCCATGGGCGCGGTCCTCCACACGCTCAACCTGCGCCTCCCCGCCGAGCAGCTCATCTGGATCGTCAACCACGCCGCCGACCGCGTCGTCCTGGTCAACGGCACCCTCCTCCCCCTTCTCGCGCCGCTCCTGCCGCACCTGCCGACCGTCGAGCACGTCGTCGTCGCGGGACCCGGCGACCGCTCCGTCCTGGACGACGCCGCGCCGCAGGTCCACGACTACGACGAGCTGATAGCGGGCCGCCCGGACACGTTCGACTGGCCTGAGCTGGACGAACGCCAGGCCGCCGCCATGTGCTACACCTCCGGCACCACCGGCGACCCCAAGGGCGTCGTCTACTCCCACCGCTCCATCTACCTGCACTCCATGCAGGTGAACATGAGCGAGTCCATGGGCCTCACCGACCGCGACACGACGCTGGTGGTCGTCCCGCAGTTCCACGTGAACGCCTGGGGGTTGCCGCACGCCACGTTCATGAGCGGCGTCAACATGCTGATGCCCGACCGCTTCCTCCAGCCCGCCCCGCTCGCCGAGATGATCGAGAAGGAGCGGCCGTCGCACGCCGCCGCCGTCCCCACCATCTGGCAGGGCCTCCTCGCCGAGGTGATGGCCAACCCGCGCGACATCTCCTCCATGGCCAACGTCACCATCGGCGGCGCCGCCTGCCCGCCCTCCCTCATGGAGGCGTACGACAAGCTCGGCGTCCGCCTCTGCCACGCCTGGGGCATGACGGAGACCTCCCCGCTCGGCACCATGGCGTTCCCGCCCGCCGGCCTGACGGAGGAGGAGGCATGGCCGTACCGCGTCACGCAGGGCCGCTTCCCGGCCAGTGTCGAGGCGCGGCTGATCGGCCAGAACGGCGAGACGCTGCCGTGGGACGGTGAGTCCGCCGGTGAGCTGGAGGTCCGCGGCCCGTGGATCGCGGGCGCCTACTACGGCGGCGCGGACGCCGAGGCGCTGCGGCCCGACGACAAGTTCAGCGAGGACGGCTGGCTGAAGACGGGCGACGTGGGCGTCATCAGCCCCGACGGGTACCTCACCCTCACGGACCGCGCGAAGGACGTCATCAAGTCGGGCGGTGAATGGATCTCGTCCGTCGAGCTGGAGAACGCCCTGATGGGCCACCCGGACGTCGCCGAGGCCGCCGTCGTGGCGGTCCCGGACGACCGGTGGGGCGAGCGGCCGCTCGCGACGGTCGTCCTCAGGGAGGGAGCGAGCGCCGACTACGAGACGCTGCGCGCGTTCCTCGCCGAGTCGGGCATCGCCAGGTGGCAGCTGCCGGAGCGCTGGGCGGTCGTCCCGGCGGTGCCGAAGACGAGCGTCGGCAAGTTCGACAAGAAGGTGATCCGCAAGCAGTACGCGGACGGGGAGCTGGACGTCACGCTGCTGTAG
- a CDS encoding response regulator, which yields MSSRPSRGAARLAAILDALPDGLVLVNTNGTVVNANTIALEMFETPGTALVGRGLLDLLPSFDSRLIPGSMRRPEAADPLGRTKPTRMMARRTDGSEFPVEVTSAGLEDGDKAYDSYGAGSYSGDELLMIVVRDLSGTIDTEAELARSQRQTEMILRAASEGVVGTDTDGRIVLVNPAAAQILGWRAGELGGKELHPLMLHSRADGEPFPYDESPLADTLRSGRKHRVRGQVVWAKDGSAVPVDLTTAPVRDGDQLVGAVMTFADRRPYEQLTEEHAERVAALTEKHKAETAALIEKHEAETAALTEKHEAETAAYEERLADAGKRYESLAGRHTQLTAVLGESLRGPLEELRRELGTLAADPAGQLWPEANQILHHLAAGYARMTTLVDNVLGFQRLDTGEEELRKELVLLDAVVASGLDGAVELIGPGRVQFAVHAPPIEAEIDGVRLATALAHLVADVAGVDSTGKARVVADGGYADSTIVVAAAQRGEVVRIEVRGPYAGGDPVHEPIVRGIVRAHGGVLQTHEVPGTSGSAYVLEVPLGAGGGAVAPDTREGDEAAAGAGAADGGGPEGGAADGGGADGGGAGAGGVAVTLPAQQSGPGSGTGAGAGSGAGEPTAGGGRRRARRASTDAFLDSPVRAEDPVAVPPTGRRRAAAPTGDTTGEQRLVPAQDSGSPEPTGRRRGRPSPAEAAPAAEGSVVMAAESAAPPRPAGLGDTVPPQGVGPVGDAVPGGGRRARRGPAEEGAVPALPAAPVPAQGAQGVHGAQGVAQGPAPVPAQGVAPAPAGRRARRALAAGQERAAATAEGTGRAAFALPPAEADRAPGGQSPQHMEAAGRPVQAGQRGQAVQAAQAAQAQPVAPGQAARSQRVAPVAPAAPVVPAAPDADSHHDAVRAVPGADHTPPQPHPIPAPPVAPGMPVPPGAPVPPVAAVPPVPGAPGPEQAPGAPVPPGAAAPMAAPGAPAGPGGPVPPVTPGAPVPPGAPAAPGTTPVPPGAHPAPTPAPGTAVPTGRRRAVAPPAPAAPAAEAPAAPVPAPGTPPNGLPVDAAGSTQGRAFSVRTLGQGVPFAQQATAVQHQTPAQGTGTGTGSGRRRKLATPPETDPRPAPEAAAPAPPTAPPAPGTPAPHGQQLLTPPAAEGRAYEIGAPDEGADEGPEPLDGPGGAVEVANEPQPQPVDDELPPEPLDNPRRLLVWPAPDVTTQQALTDRGYRPVIVHSREEVDAQIAAFPAALFVDPLTGPITRTALQSLRQAAVAAEVPVLLAAGLGQATREAAYGADPAVLLKALAPRDSEQHPSRVLLIEEHDEIAHALAAALERRGMRVQRAATDGEAVALASQLPPNLVVMDLMQVRRRRAGIIDWLRANGHLNRTPLVVYTSAGLDEADLPRLASGETVLFLAERSTSPEVQSRIVDLLAKIGTN from the coding sequence GTGAGCAGCAGGCCATCCCGAGGCGCTGCTCGCCTCGCAGCCATACTCGACGCCCTGCCCGACGGGCTGGTCCTCGTCAACACCAACGGCACGGTCGTCAACGCCAACACCATCGCGCTCGAGATGTTCGAGACGCCCGGCACGGCGCTGGTGGGGCGCGGCCTGCTGGATCTGCTGCCGTCGTTCGACTCGCGGCTCATCCCCGGCTCCATGCGGCGCCCCGAGGCGGCCGACCCGCTGGGCCGGACCAAGCCGACCCGCATGATGGCGCGGCGGACGGACGGCAGCGAGTTCCCCGTCGAGGTCACCAGCGCGGGCCTGGAGGACGGCGACAAGGCGTACGACTCCTACGGGGCCGGCTCGTACAGTGGCGACGAGTTGCTGATGATCGTCGTCCGCGACCTCTCCGGCACCATCGACACCGAGGCCGAACTGGCCCGTTCGCAGCGCCAGACCGAGATGATCCTGCGCGCCGCGTCCGAGGGCGTCGTCGGCACGGACACGGACGGGCGCATCGTCCTGGTCAACCCCGCCGCCGCGCAGATCCTCGGCTGGCGGGCCGGTGAGCTGGGCGGCAAGGAGCTCCACCCGCTGATGCTGCACTCGCGTGCGGACGGCGAGCCGTTCCCGTACGACGAGTCGCCGCTCGCCGACACGCTGCGCTCCGGGCGGAAGCACCGCGTCCGGGGGCAGGTCGTGTGGGCGAAGGACGGCTCCGCCGTCCCGGTGGACCTGACGACCGCCCCCGTACGGGACGGGGACCAGCTGGTCGGCGCGGTCATGACGTTCGCCGACCGGCGGCCGTACGAGCAGCTCACCGAGGAGCACGCCGAGCGGGTCGCCGCGCTGACCGAGAAGCACAAGGCGGAGACCGCCGCGCTCATCGAGAAGCACGAGGCCGAGACCGCCGCGCTCACCGAGAAGCACGAGGCGGAGACCGCCGCGTACGAGGAGCGGCTCGCTGATGCCGGGAAGCGGTACGAGTCGCTCGCCGGGCGGCACACCCAGCTGACCGCCGTCCTCGGCGAGTCGCTGCGCGGCCCGCTGGAGGAGCTGCGCCGCGAGCTAGGCACGCTCGCCGCCGACCCGGCCGGGCAGCTGTGGCCCGAGGCCAACCAGATCCTCCACCACCTGGCCGCCGGGTACGCCCGGATGACGACCCTGGTGGACAACGTCCTCGGCTTCCAGCGGCTGGACACGGGCGAGGAGGAGCTGCGCAAGGAGCTGGTGCTGCTCGACGCGGTCGTGGCGAGCGGCCTCGACGGCGCGGTGGAGCTGATCGGTCCGGGCCGGGTGCAGTTCGCGGTGCACGCGCCGCCCATCGAGGCGGAGATCGACGGCGTACGCCTGGCCACCGCCCTCGCGCACCTGGTCGCCGACGTCGCGGGCGTGGACTCCACGGGCAAGGCGCGCGTCGTGGCGGACGGCGGCTACGCCGACTCGACGATCGTCGTGGCCGCGGCGCAGCGCGGCGAGGTCGTACGGATCGAGGTGCGAGGGCCGTACGCGGGCGGCGACCCGGTGCACGAGCCGATCGTGCGCGGGATCGTCCGCGCGCACGGCGGTGTCCTCCAGACGCACGAGGTGCCCGGTACGAGCGGCAGCGCTTATGTGCTGGAGGTTCCGCTGGGCGCCGGGGGCGGTGCCGTCGCGCCGGACACCCGGGAGGGCGACGAGGCCGCTGCCGGGGCGGGTGCTGCCGACGGCGGTGGGCCTGAGGGCGGTGCCGCGGATGGTGGCGGTGCTGACGGCGGGGGCGCGGGCGCTGGGGGCGTCGCCGTGACGCTGCCCGCGCAGCAGTCCGGCCCTGGTTCCGGTACGGGCGCCGGTGCCGGTTCCGGTGCCGGTGAGCCGACTGCGGGCGGGGGTCGGCGGCGGGCCCGGCGCGCCTCGACGGACGCCTTCCTCGACAGTCCGGTACGTGCGGAGGACCCCGTGGCGGTCCCGCCGACCGGCCGTCGCCGCGCCGCCGCGCCCACCGGTGACACGACGGGCGAGCAGCGGCTCGTACCCGCGCAGGATTCCGGGAGCCCCGAACCGACCGGTCGCCGTCGCGGGCGGCCCAGCCCGGCGGAGGCCGCACCGGCGGCGGAGGGCTCCGTCGTGATGGCCGCCGAGTCGGCCGCGCCGCCCCGTCCGGCGGGCCTCGGCGACACCGTGCCGCCGCAGGGCGTGGGCCCCGTGGGCGACGCCGTACCGGGCGGTGGGCGCCGTGCGCGTCGGGGCCCGGCGGAGGAGGGTGCCGTGCCGGCGCTCCCGGCCGCGCCCGTACCGGCGCAGGGAGCGCAAGGGGTGCACGGGGCGCAAGGGGTGGCCCAGGGACCGGCGCCTGTACCGGCGCAGGGAGTGGCGCCCGCGCCTGCCGGGCGCCGTGCGCGCCGGGCGCTCGCGGCGGGCCAGGAGCGCGCTGCCGCGACCGCCGAGGGCACGGGGCGGGCGGCCTTCGCGCTGCCCCCCGCGGAGGCGGACCGCGCCCCGGGCGGCCAGTCGCCGCAGCACATGGAGGCGGCGGGCCGGCCGGTGCAGGCGGGGCAGCGGGGACAGGCCGTTCAGGCGGCGCAGGCCGCCCAGGCCCAGCCGGTCGCGCCGGGCCAGGCCGCCCGGAGCCAGCGGGTCGCGCCGGTCGCGCCCGCCGCGCCGGTCGTGCCTGCCGCGCCCGACGCGGACAGCCACCACGACGCCGTCCGTGCGGTGCCGGGTGCCGACCACACTCCGCCGCAGCCCCACCCGATCCCGGCCCCGCCGGTCGCGCCCGGCATGCCGGTACCGCCTGGCGCACCGGTACCTCCGGTCGCCGCCGTACCGCCGGTTCCGGGAGCACCAGGGCCCGAGCAGGCCCCCGGGGCGCCCGTGCCGCCGGGTGCCGCCGCGCCCATGGCCGCCCCTGGCGCACCCGCCGGACCCGGTGGCCCCGTCCCGCCGGTCACCCCCGGCGCCCCGGTCCCGCCCGGCGCCCCAGCCGCACCCGGCACCACCCCCGTGCCGCCCGGCGCGCACCCGGCGCCCACGCCCGCGCCCGGCACCGCCGTACCCACCGGGCGGCGCCGCGCCGTAGCGCCCCCTGCCCCGGCGGCACCCGCCGCGGAGGCCCCGGCGGCTCCCGTCCCCGCGCCCGGCACGCCCCCCAACGGCCTGCCGGTGGACGCGGCCGGGTCCACGCAGGGGCGGGCGTTCAGCGTCCGTACCCTCGGCCAAGGCGTGCCGTTCGCCCAGCAGGCCACCGCGGTCCAGCACCAGACACCCGCCCAGGGAACAGGCACCGGCACCGGCTCCGGGCGTCGCCGCAAGCTGGCCACGCCCCCGGAGACCGACCCGCGGCCCGCCCCCGAGGCCGCCGCCCCCGCACCGCCCACCGCGCCCCCGGCGCCCGGCACCCCCGCGCCCCACGGCCAGCAGCTGCTCACGCCCCCGGCCGCGGAGGGCCGTGCGTACGAGATAGGGGCACCGGACGAGGGCGCGGACGAGGGCCCCGAGCCGTTGGACGGGCCGGGCGGCGCCGTGGAGGTGGCCAACGAGCCGCAGCCGCAGCCCGTGGACGACGAGCTGCCGCCGGAGCCGCTGGACAACCCGCGCCGTCTCCTCGTGTGGCCCGCACCGGACGTGACGACGCAGCAGGCGCTGACCGACCGGGGCTACCGGCCGGTGATCGTGCACTCCCGCGAGGAGGTGGACGCGCAGATCGCCGCGTTCCCGGCGGCCCTGTTCGTGGACCCGCTGACCGGACCCATCACGCGTACCGCCCTCCAGTCGCTGCGCCAGGCCGCGGTGGCCGCCGAGGTCCCGGTGCTGCTGGCGGCGGGTCTCGGCCAGGCGACCCGCGAGGCCGCGTACGGCGCCGATCCGGCCGTACTCCTCAAGGCGCTGGCGCCGCGCGACAGCGAGCAGCACCCGTCGCGGGTCCTGCTGATCGAGGAGCACGACGAGATCGCGCACGCGCTGGCGGCCGCGCTGGAGCGGCGCGGCATGCGGGTGCAGCGGGCGGCGACGGACGGCGAGGCCGTCGCGCTGGCCTCCCAGCTGCCGCCGAACCTCGTGGTCATGGATCTGATGCAGGTACGGCGCAGGCGGGCCGGGATCATCGACTGGCTGCGCGCCAACGGGCACCTCAACCGCACGCCGCTGGTCGTCTACACGTCGGCGGGACTGGACGAGGCGGACCTGCCGCGGCTGGCATCGGGCGAGACGGTGCTGTTCCTCGCGGAGCGGTCCACGAGCCCCGAGGTGCAGTCGCGGATCGTCGACCTGCTCGCGAAGATCGGCACCAACTAG
- a CDS encoding SSI family serine proteinase inhibitor: MLRRLVLTTAASVAALGVAAPLAVASPLPPLPQLAQLPPLLPSDSGPDALTITVERSGNPTADGTFELECDGGEGSGTHPRADRACARLVELSEDGQDPFAPVPQDRMCTQQHGGPATARITGTWQGRDVDARFARTNGCEIARWESLQPVLPQARS; encoded by the coding sequence ATGCTGCGCCGACTCGTCCTGACCACCGCCGCCTCCGTCGCCGCCCTCGGCGTCGCCGCGCCCCTCGCCGTCGCCTCCCCCCTGCCGCCCCTGCCGCAGCTGGCGCAGCTCCCGCCGCTGCTCCCGTCCGACTCCGGCCCCGACGCGCTGACGATCACCGTGGAGCGGTCCGGCAACCCGACAGCGGACGGGACGTTCGAGCTGGAGTGCGACGGCGGCGAGGGCAGCGGCACCCACCCGCGCGCCGACCGCGCCTGCGCCCGGCTGGTGGAGCTGTCCGAGGACGGCCAGGACCCGTTCGCCCCCGTCCCGCAGGACCGGATGTGCACCCAGCAGCACGGCGGCCCGGCCACCGCACGTATCACCGGCACCTGGCAGGGCCGTGACGTCGACGCCCGTTTCGCCCGGACGAACGGCTGCGAGATCGCCCGCTGGGAGAGCCTCCAGCCGGTCCTCCCGCAGGCGCGGTCGTAG
- a CDS encoding DUF2797 domain-containing protein, whose translation MWAWEGGRTSPLPYGRELAFRVVGERLCPGARGNACPERAVVGARGTGGLCAQCARLDRAHSVAADTALDDPRVFRVYLAWFGGALVKVGITAEERGDARLLEQGAVAFAWLGRGPLMAARRTEEVLGAALGVPDRIPYAAKRLARAGLPGPEERAAEVERLYRAARAVPGWGDTLEALPFAGVRDHAEVFGLDRVARIDGVVGAAGGLVAGGELAGTLLAVAGPDLHLELGDGRQVVLDGRLVAGWELARGGGRMTLPVDAVQRGLF comes from the coding sequence GTGTGGGCGTGGGAGGGCGGGCGGACCAGTCCTCTCCCGTACGGGCGTGAGCTGGCGTTCCGGGTCGTCGGGGAGCGGCTGTGTCCGGGGGCGCGCGGCAACGCCTGCCCGGAGCGAGCCGTCGTCGGCGCCCGCGGCACCGGCGGGCTGTGCGCCCAGTGCGCGCGTCTCGACCGGGCGCACTCCGTCGCCGCCGACACCGCGCTCGACGACCCGAGGGTCTTCCGCGTGTACCTCGCCTGGTTCGGCGGCGCCCTCGTCAAGGTGGGCATCACCGCCGAGGAGCGGGGCGACGCGCGGCTGCTGGAACAGGGGGCCGTCGCGTTCGCCTGGCTCGGGCGCGGGCCGTTGATGGCCGCGCGGCGGACCGAGGAGGTGCTGGGCGCCGCGCTGGGCGTGCCCGACCGGATCCCGTACGCCGCCAAGCGCCTCGCCCGCGCCGGGCTGCCCGGCCCGGAGGAGCGCGCGGCCGAGGTGGAGCGGCTGTACCGGGCCGCCCGCGCCGTACCGGGGTGGGGAGACACGCTGGAGGCCCTGCCGTTCGCCGGGGTGCGGGACCACGCCGAGGTGTTCGGGCTGGACCGGGTGGCGCGGATCGACGGTGTCGTCGGCGCCGCGGGCGGCCTCGTGGCGGGCGGGGAGCTGGCGGGCACGCTGCTCGCGGTCGCCGGGCCCGATCTGCACCTGGAGCTGGGCGACGGGCGGCAGGTGGTGCTCGACGGCCGGCTGGTCGCCGGATGGGAGCTCGCCCGGGGCGGCGGGCGGATGACCCTGCCGGTCGATGCCGTCCAGAGGGGGCTGTTCTGA
- a CDS encoding response regulator transcription factor, translating into MTVSPPQPRARVRSRSETRRSDGRPVRVLVVGGESSLSELLSLALRYEGWEVRTAGNGADAVSAARDVRPDAVVLDVTPPGVDGLSVLHRLRRDHPDVPVLFLTPGDSVEDRVAGLTAGGDDCVAKPFALEEVVARLRGLIRRSGAAPARGDSLLVVGDLTLDEDSHEVARGGQGIHLTATEFELLRFLMRNPRRVLSKAQILDRVWSYDFGGRANVVELYISYLRRKIDAGRTPMIHTRRGAGYLIKPGE; encoded by the coding sequence ATGACCGTCTCCCCTCCCCAGCCCCGTGCCCGTGTCCGCTCCCGCTCCGAGACGCGGCGGTCCGACGGCAGGCCGGTCCGCGTGCTCGTCGTGGGCGGCGAGTCGTCCCTCTCCGAACTCCTGTCCCTGGCCCTGCGCTACGAGGGCTGGGAGGTCCGCACCGCCGGGAACGGCGCCGACGCCGTGAGCGCCGCCCGCGACGTCCGGCCCGACGCCGTCGTCCTGGACGTGACGCCGCCCGGTGTCGACGGGCTGAGCGTGCTCCACCGGCTGCGCCGCGACCACCCCGACGTGCCCGTCCTGTTCCTCACGCCCGGGGACTCCGTCGAGGACCGTGTCGCCGGGCTCACCGCGGGCGGCGACGACTGCGTGGCCAAGCCGTTCGCCCTGGAGGAGGTCGTCGCCCGGCTGCGCGGGCTGATCCGCCGCTCCGGCGCCGCGCCCGCCCGCGGCGACTCGCTGCTCGTCGTGGGCGACCTCACCCTGGACGAGGACAGCCACGAGGTGGCCCGTGGCGGGCAGGGCATCCACCTGACGGCCACCGAGTTCGAACTGCTGCGGTTCCTCATGCGCAACCCGCGGCGCGTCCTCAGCAAGGCCCAGATCCTCGACCGCGTCTGGTCGTACGACTTCGGCGGCCGGGCCAACGTGGTCGAGCTGTACATCTCGTACCTCCGCCGCAAGATCGACGCGGGCCGCACCCCGATGATCCACACGCGGCGCGGCGCCGGGTACCTGATCAAGCCGGGTGAATGA
- a CDS encoding MFS transporter: MTATTAETPNPAAASGGGHPQRWLILGVICLAQLTVLLDNTVLNVAIPSLTRELNASTADIQWMINAYALVQSGLLLTAGNAADRYGRKRMLLTGLVLFGVGSLAAGLAQSSAQLIAARAGMGIGGALLMTTTLAVVVQIFDESERVKAIAIWSTVSSLGFAAGPLLGGFMLDHFWWGAIFLINLPVAAVGLVAVAVLVPESKHRQGDRPDLLGAVLSTIGMTALVYAIINGPDHGWLSGHVLVSATLGLLAMGAFAFWELRTPYPMLDMHFFRNQRFVGAVAGAILVAFGMTGSLFLLTQHLQFVLGYDPLDAGLRTAPLALTVVVLNLSGVGARLLPRVGTPGTIALGMALVSGGLASIALLGSQGYGGMLLGLVVMGAGVSLSMPAMANAIMSAIPPEKAGVGAGINGTLAEFGNGLGVAVLGAVLNARFTALASVAAVSLPAALAEADGPAERARIANAFAAGLETSQLVGAVAVLAGGLLAALLLRRAERGTRAAA; encoded by the coding sequence TTGACGGCGACGACCGCCGAGACCCCGAACCCCGCCGCCGCGTCCGGCGGCGGCCACCCGCAGCGCTGGCTGATCCTCGGCGTCATCTGCCTGGCCCAGCTCACCGTGTTGCTCGACAACACCGTCCTGAACGTGGCCATCCCGTCCCTCACGCGGGAGCTGAACGCGTCCACCGCCGACATCCAGTGGATGATCAACGCGTACGCGCTCGTCCAGTCCGGCCTCCTCCTCACCGCCGGGAACGCAGCCGACCGCTACGGCCGCAAGCGCATGCTGCTCACCGGCCTGGTGCTGTTCGGTGTCGGCTCGCTCGCCGCCGGTCTCGCGCAGAGCTCCGCCCAGCTGATCGCCGCGCGGGCGGGCATGGGCATCGGCGGCGCGCTGCTGATGACCACGACCCTCGCGGTCGTCGTGCAGATCTTCGACGAATCGGAGCGCGTCAAGGCCATCGCCATCTGGTCCACCGTCAGCTCGCTGGGCTTCGCGGCGGGCCCGCTGCTGGGCGGCTTCATGCTCGACCACTTCTGGTGGGGCGCGATCTTCCTGATCAACTTGCCGGTCGCGGCTGTCGGCCTGGTCGCCGTCGCCGTCCTCGTACCGGAGTCCAAGCACAGGCAGGGCGACCGCCCCGACCTGCTCGGCGCGGTGCTGTCCACGATCGGCATGACCGCCCTCGTGTACGCGATCATCAACGGCCCCGACCACGGCTGGCTGTCCGGCCATGTGCTGGTGTCGGCGACGCTCGGCCTCCTCGCCATGGGCGCCTTCGCGTTCTGGGAGCTGCGCACCCCGTACCCCATGCTGGACATGCACTTCTTCCGCAACCAGCGGTTCGTCGGCGCCGTCGCGGGCGCGATCCTCGTCGCGTTCGGCATGACCGGGTCGCTGTTCCTGCTCACCCAGCACCTGCAGTTCGTCCTCGGGTACGACCCGCTCGACGCGGGCCTGCGGACGGCGCCGCTCGCGCTGACCGTCGTCGTGCTGAACCTGAGCGGCGTCGGCGCCCGGCTGCTGCCGAGGGTGGGCACGCCCGGCACGATCGCCCTCGGCATGGCCCTGGTCTCCGGCGGCCTCGCGTCGATCGCGCTCCTCGGCTCCCAGGGGTACGGCGGGATGCTGCTCGGCCTGGTCGTCATGGGCGCCGGCGTCTCTTTGTCGATGCCCGCCATGGCCAACGCCATCATGAGCGCGATCCCCCCGGAGAAGGCCGGGGTCGGCGCCGGGATCAACGGCACGCTCGCCGAGTTCGGCAACGGCCTCGGTGTGGCGGTGCTCGGCGCCGTGCTCAACGCCCGGTTCACGGCGCTCGCCTCCGTGGCGGCCGTGTCGCTGCCCGCGGCGCTGGCGGAGGCCGACGGTCCGGCGGAGCGCGCGCGGATCGCAAACGCCTTCGCGGCGGGCCTGGAGACGAGCCAACTCGTCGGCGCCGTCGCGGTCCTGGCGGGCGGCCTCCTCGCGGCGCTGCTGCTGCGTCGTGCGGAGCGCGGGACGAGGGCGGCGGCATAG
- a CDS encoding TetR/AcrR family transcriptional regulator, translating into MASAADRDTKRPVRMSVWLDGKAAASRGRRAGGDHPSGLDRERITEATVRLLDAEGEAKFSMRRLAAELNVTAMSLYWYVDSKDDLLELASDAAAGELYLPDPDADDDWREQLRDLAQGYRALLVRHPWLSPLMGRFLNIGPNWAAFVLCVQRLIAKTGLAPEQQAGAIAAVFQFVYGFGTIEGHFRKRCAEAGMGQDEYVARAMGAMGGHPDLAPVMDAGREMNEARQGATVDETRDRDFAFALDLLVAGIEARTRG; encoded by the coding sequence ATGGCGTCGGCAGCCGACCGCGACACGAAGCGCCCGGTGCGGATGAGCGTCTGGCTGGACGGCAAGGCGGCCGCGTCGCGCGGCCGCCGGGCGGGCGGTGACCACCCGTCGGGCCTGGACCGGGAGCGCATCACGGAGGCGACCGTACGGCTCCTGGACGCGGAAGGGGAGGCGAAGTTCTCCATGCGCCGCTTGGCCGCCGAGCTGAACGTCACGGCGATGTCGCTCTACTGGTACGTGGACTCCAAGGACGACCTGCTGGAGCTGGCCAGCGACGCGGCGGCGGGCGAGCTGTACCTCCCGGACCCGGACGCGGACGACGACTGGCGCGAGCAGCTGCGGGATCTCGCGCAGGGGTACCGGGCGCTGCTGGTCCGCCACCCGTGGCTGTCGCCGCTGATGGGCCGGTTCCTGAACATCGGCCCGAACTGGGCGGCGTTCGTGCTGTGCGTGCAGCGGCTGATCGCCAAGACGGGGCTGGCGCCCGAGCAGCAGGCGGGCGCCATCGCGGCGGTCTTCCAGTTCGTGTACGGCTTCGGCACCATCGAGGGCCACTTCCGCAAGCGGTGCGCCGAGGCGGGCATGGGCCAGGACGAGTACGTCGCCCGGGCCATGGGCGCGATGGGCGGGCACCCGGACCTGGCTCCGGTCATGGACGCGGGCCGGGAGATGAACGAAGCCCGCCAGGGGGCGACGGTGGACGAGACGAGGGACCGCGACTTCGCGTTCGCCCTGGACCTGCTGGTCGCGGGCATCGAGGCCCGGACACGCGGGTGA